Proteins encoded within one genomic window of Calonectris borealis chromosome 1, bCalBor7.hap1.2, whole genome shotgun sequence:
- the RNF169 gene encoding E3 ubiquitin-protein ligase RNF169 isoform X2, with product MDVGKKKMEEQQKKDESLVLKVNQECFPERLSDSENEEPFQGKQTHRSAFVSKTSAYSFAFLSGNLTAKVERSRSCNDTIQERSKSRQRSANKTKVPSVTSTSTPLVGVLSSTQNNRCLSAPDLTAEKRLVLNPVSSLSALHKPERSISPESNDSISEELNHFKPIVCSPCTPPKRLPDGRVLSPLIIKSTPRNLNRSLQKPTTYEASPRILKKWEQIFQERQMKKTLSKATLTSLASEPGEDVLVPDVTNSSTCTKEQPQVQDDHLPPDTTGDPRPELDFFPSISETKLGRGSEKNRDSQALITDVSTAEPDARSNVTSLNTRVSEVPDLKVNAFMDKSCLSLGPKMLSRRLMGVSASLPDNSTLGVPVKTSGKKQLKYLNNSELINVQNSTCNSVENIIGEQPPSLRRGRKRRCKTKHLEHNGSVKRLRHAAGEVGLAPEDRLVREMEQKLQQEEEDRRLALHLQRIFDSENRTVDRRKVRVDRYLLRSKSTLGAK from the exons ATGGacgtagggaaaaaaaaaatggaagaacagcagaaaaaagatGAATCTTTAGTGCTTAAAGTGAACCAAGAGTGT TTTCCTGAACGTCTCTCGGATTCAGAGAATGAAGAACCATTCCAGGGCAAGCAAACACATCGGTCGGCTTTTGTTTCCAAGACCAGTGCCTactcctttgctttcctttcagg GAACCTAACCGCCAAGGTGGAGAGGAGTCGGAGCTGCAACGACACCATTCAGGAGAGATCAAAGAGCAGGCAGAGATCAGCCAACAAAACAAAG GTGCCGTCCGTCACCAGCACATCGACGCCGCTGGTTGGAGTTTTGTCGTCCACCCAAAACAACCGCTGCCTCTCCGCCCCAGACCTGACAGCAGAGAAACGCCTGGTTCTCAACCCCGTTTCGTCCCTCTCGGCCCTGCACAAGCCAGAGCGATCCATCAGCCCTGAGAGCAACGACAGCATCTCGGAAGAGCTCAACCACTTCAAGCCTATCGTCTGCTCCCCGTGTACGCCTCCCAAGAGGCTTCCTGACGGGAGAGTCCTGAGCCCTCTCATTATCAAGTCTACCCCAAGAAACCTGAACCGGAGCCTGCAGAAGCCGACCACCTACGAGGCCAGTCCTAGAATACTGAAAAAATGGGAGCAGATATTTCAGGAGCGCCAGATGAAAAAGACTCTGTCTAAAGCGACCCTTACGTCCTTGGCTTCGGAGCCCGGGGAAGACGTTCTAGTTCCCGATGTCACCAACTCCAGCACTTGCACTAAAGAGCAGCCGCAAGTGCAGGATGATCACCTTCCACCTGACACAACAGGAGACCCTCGCCCCGAGctggatttctttccttccatcaGTGAAACGAAGCTGGGAAGAGGGAGTGAGAAGAACAGAGATTCACAAGCCTTAATAACAGACGTCAGCACGGCCGAACCAGATGCGAGATCAAACGTCACCTCCCTAAACACACGAGTGTCCGAAGTCCCCGACCTAAAAGTGAACGCGTTCATGGACAAATCCTGTCTTAGTCTTGGCCCGAAAATGCTGAGCAGAAGACTCATGGGCGTCAGTGCGTCGCTGCCTGACAACAGCACGCTAGGAGTCCCCGTCAagacatcaggaaaaaagcaGTTGAAATACCTGAACAACAGCGAATTGATCAACGTGCAGAACAGCACCTGCAATTCCGTTGAGAACATCATCGGGGAACAGCCCCCGTCACTGAGACGGGGCCGGAAGAGACGCTGCAAAACGAAGCACTTGGAGCACAACGGCTCTGTCAAAAGACTGAGGCACGCGGCAGGGGAGGTGGGCTTGGCTCCGGAGGATCGCTTGGTACGGGAGATGGAGCAGAAGCTccagcaagaggaggaggacaggaggtTGGCCCTGCATCTGCAGCGGATTTTCGACAGCGAGAATAGGACAGTGGATAGGCGGAAAGTCAGAGTCGATCGGTATCTGCTGCGGTCGAAGAGCACTCTGGGTGCTAAGTAG